The following proteins are co-located in the Sandaracinaceae bacterium genome:
- a CDS encoding serine/threonine-protein kinase, which yields MGAASESAFLQERVARFGLWIGAISLAGLVVRMAAHIALGNAFSSFLSLAWGAHLAACVFVLSLHLALRGAPRPRPVVEWLEVGGLWGAALCYQVVGLYLIPEARADYTVLLAMNVMFVGRAAFVPSSPRRTAWVTACIGAPMVALSYASLALRGPDPYTPPEAQWTRTLNASIWWIFITLLCVVITRTIYGLRAQVKEARRLGQYQLEALLAAGGMGEIYRARHALLRRPTAVKLIRPDQVGERTVARFEREAKRTAALTHPNTVTVYDYGRTDDGVFYYAMELLDGADLQTVIDETGPMPAGRACRILAQVAGALDEAHRAGLIHRDIKPGNVILVERGGEADVAKVVDFGLVKAIDEQVLTVTEQDKIVGTPLYVSPEAVAAPETLDGRADLYALGALGYFLLTGKPPFGGKSAIEVYTKHLEDSPTPPSEHAAEPFDPALDRLLLACLAKDPDDRPQTAREVEVRLADLLERLPAWDAHDAARWWSEHGPRLRARRDAQQRSAPGSLTLAPHAPS from the coding sequence GTGGGTGCGGCGAGTGAGAGCGCGTTCCTCCAGGAGCGGGTGGCGCGCTTCGGGCTCTGGATCGGGGCGATCAGCCTGGCCGGGCTGGTCGTGCGCATGGCGGCGCACATCGCGCTGGGGAACGCGTTCTCGTCGTTCCTCTCGCTGGCCTGGGGCGCGCACCTGGCGGCGTGTGTCTTCGTGCTCAGCCTCCACCTCGCGCTCCGTGGCGCGCCCCGCCCCCGCCCGGTCGTGGAGTGGCTCGAGGTGGGCGGCCTGTGGGGCGCCGCGCTCTGCTACCAGGTCGTCGGGCTCTATCTGATCCCGGAGGCGCGCGCGGACTACACCGTCCTGTTGGCGATGAACGTGATGTTCGTCGGGCGCGCCGCCTTCGTGCCCTCATCGCCGAGGCGCACCGCGTGGGTCACCGCCTGCATCGGCGCCCCGATGGTGGCCCTCAGCTACGCGAGCCTCGCGCTGCGCGGGCCGGATCCGTACACGCCCCCCGAGGCGCAGTGGACGCGCACCCTCAACGCGAGCATCTGGTGGATCTTCATCACCCTGCTCTGCGTGGTGATCACGCGCACCATCTACGGGCTGCGCGCGCAGGTGAAGGAGGCGCGGCGACTCGGTCAGTACCAGCTCGAGGCGCTCCTGGCGGCGGGGGGCATGGGCGAGATCTATCGCGCGCGGCACGCGCTCTTGCGGCGACCGACCGCGGTGAAGCTCATCCGGCCCGACCAGGTCGGCGAGCGCACCGTCGCGCGCTTCGAGCGCGAGGCCAAGCGGACCGCGGCCCTGACCCACCCCAACACGGTCACGGTCTACGACTATGGCCGCACCGACGACGGGGTCTTCTACTACGCGATGGAGCTGCTCGACGGAGCCGACCTCCAGACGGTGATCGACGAGACCGGGCCGATGCCCGCCGGCCGCGCGTGCCGCATCCTGGCGCAGGTGGCGGGCGCGCTCGACGAGGCGCACCGCGCGGGGCTCATCCACCGCGACATCAAGCCGGGCAACGTCATCCTGGTCGAGCGAGGCGGCGAGGCGGACGTGGCCAAGGTGGTCGACTTCGGGCTCGTCAAGGCGATCGACGAGCAAGTCCTGACGGTCACCGAGCAAGACAAGATCGTCGGCACGCCCCTCTACGTCTCGCCCGAGGCGGTGGCGGCGCCGGAGACCCTGGACGGCCGGGCCGACCTCTACGCGCTGGGCGCGCTCGGGTATTTCCTGCTCACCGGCAAGCCTCCTTTCGGCGGCAAGAGCGCGATCGAGGTCTACACCAAGCACCTCGAGGACAGCCCCACGCCTCCCTCCGAGCACGCCGCGGAGCCCTTCGACCCCGCGCTCGACCGGCTCCTGCTCGCCTGCCTCGCCAAGGATCCGGACGATCGGCCGCAGACCGCGCGCGAGGTGGAGGTCCGGCTCGCCGACCTGCTCGAGCGCCTGCCGGCCTGGGACGCGCACGACGCGGCGCGCTGGTGGAGCGAGCACGGGCCGCGCCTCCGCGCGAGACGAGACGCGCAGCAGCGGAGCGCGCCAGGCTCGCTCACCCTCGCGCCCCACGCGCCGTCGTGA
- a CDS encoding alpha/beta hydrolase: MTALLHHDVLSAPGSSPTRSLFFLHGILGQGTNWRGFARQLVKQRPDWSAVLVDLRAHGDSRAVAGRDDLRGAAEDVTRLRDSLRLPVHGVLGHSFGGKVALRWMHDDPGALCRAFIVDSLPGARPDQTGSEGTMRVVEMLDALPPRFDSRDAFVAHVVEQGHSKALAAWLGQSLDRLEDGVRFGLDVGRIRALLDDYFATDLWAAVSPPPEKMEAHLVIGGRSSVYRAADRQKAAELAEAHARLHVHVLEKADHWVHVDDPEGLMAIVEGAL, translated from the coding sequence GTGACCGCGCTCCTCCACCACGACGTGCTCTCCGCGCCGGGATCGTCCCCGACGCGCAGCCTCTTCTTCCTCCACGGCATCCTCGGCCAGGGCACGAACTGGCGCGGCTTCGCCCGGCAGCTCGTCAAGCAGAGGCCCGACTGGTCCGCGGTGCTGGTGGATCTGCGCGCCCACGGCGACAGCCGCGCGGTGGCCGGCCGCGATGATCTGCGCGGCGCGGCCGAGGACGTGACCCGGCTCCGGGACTCGCTCCGGTTGCCCGTGCACGGCGTGCTCGGACACAGCTTCGGCGGCAAGGTGGCCCTCCGCTGGATGCACGACGATCCGGGCGCGCTCTGTCGGGCGTTCATCGTGGACTCGCTGCCCGGCGCGCGCCCCGACCAGACGGGGAGCGAAGGCACCATGCGGGTGGTCGAGATGCTCGACGCCCTGCCCCCGCGCTTCGACAGCCGCGACGCCTTCGTCGCGCACGTCGTGGAGCAGGGGCACAGCAAGGCGCTCGCGGCGTGGCTCGGCCAGAGCCTCGACCGCCTGGAGGACGGCGTCCGCTTCGGGCTCGACGTCGGTCGCATCCGCGCTCTGCTCGACGACTACTTCGCGACGGATCTCTGGGCCGCGGTGAGCCCGCCGCCCGAGAAGATGGAGGCGCACCTGGTGATCGGCGGACGCTCGAGCGTCTACCGCGCGGCCGACCGGCAGAAGGCCGCCGAGCTCGCCGAAGCGCACGCGCGGCTGCACGTGCACGTGCTGGAGAAGGCCGATCACTGGGTGCACGTGGACGACCCGGAGGGCCTGATGGCCATCGTGGAGGGCGCGCTGTGA
- a CDS encoding FAD-dependent oxidoreductase, with product MSDTEHEAKNEAVIEVDVAVVGGGVAGVSAAIEAARQGKAVALIEPGPIGGRATHHTLLPWRLLEHEVDAKAEGAFGRARERLAELRRRQEERWTLRLEDVGVERVVARGRFVDAHRLETDDGRALTFDAVILATGADARALDGAAPDGAHVARPDDLFDRESLPEELIVVGGGAAGAELVDSLSRMEHRVTWVMDEVGLLPSFDRELAEALGDVLMERGVKLVHGKRPERIDEVDGAAKVSLVGGHSYSAPLAVVAIGSRPRLDGLGLDALGLETLDVDAGCRTSVAHVFAAGECTGQAHSGAAAEAMGRCAGRSAAGVASEWEKDRVPRVARTHPQIAQVGETPERVAGREVVFHSLRFDETVAGLLDGVGERDDQKGLVRLVCDSATGKVLGATALGRGAGEIVSAVALAMRMGVTEDALADVFAAAPGALDALTRAAR from the coding sequence GTGAGCGACACTGAACACGAAGCGAAGAACGAGGCCGTCATCGAGGTGGACGTCGCGGTCGTGGGCGGCGGCGTGGCCGGCGTGTCCGCCGCCATCGAGGCCGCGCGGCAGGGCAAGGCCGTCGCGCTGATCGAGCCCGGGCCGATCGGGGGCCGCGCGACCCATCACACGCTGCTGCCCTGGCGGCTGCTCGAGCACGAGGTGGACGCGAAGGCGGAGGGCGCGTTCGGGCGCGCGCGCGAGCGGCTGGCCGAGCTGCGGCGCCGACAGGAAGAGCGCTGGACCCTGCGGCTCGAGGACGTCGGAGTGGAGCGCGTCGTGGCGCGGGGGCGCTTCGTGGACGCGCATCGTCTGGAGACCGACGATGGGCGCGCGCTGACGTTCGACGCGGTGATCCTCGCGACCGGCGCCGACGCCCGCGCGCTCGACGGGGCCGCTCCCGACGGGGCGCACGTCGCGCGGCCCGACGACCTCTTCGATCGCGAGAGCCTGCCCGAGGAGCTGATCGTGGTGGGCGGCGGCGCGGCGGGCGCGGAGCTCGTCGACAGCCTCTCGCGCATGGAACACCGGGTCACCTGGGTGATGGACGAGGTCGGCCTCCTGCCCAGCTTCGATCGTGAGCTCGCCGAGGCGCTCGGCGACGTGCTGATGGAGCGCGGCGTGAAGCTCGTGCACGGCAAGCGCCCCGAGCGGATCGACGAGGTGGACGGCGCGGCGAAGGTCAGCCTCGTCGGCGGCCACAGCTACAGCGCGCCGCTCGCCGTCGTGGCGATCGGGAGCCGCCCGCGCCTGGACGGCCTGGGTCTGGACGCGCTCGGTCTCGAGACGCTCGACGTGGACGCGGGCTGTCGGACCTCGGTCGCGCACGTGTTCGCGGCCGGCGAGTGCACGGGCCAGGCGCACAGCGGCGCGGCGGCCGAGGCGATGGGGCGCTGCGCGGGTCGGAGCGCGGCGGGCGTCGCGTCCGAGTGGGAGAAGGACCGCGTGCCGCGCGTGGCGCGCACCCACCCGCAGATCGCGCAGGTCGGGGAGACCCCCGAGCGCGTCGCGGGCCGCGAGGTCGTGTTTCACTCGCTGCGCTTCGACGAGACCGTGGCCGGCCTCCTCGACGGGGTCGGCGAGCGCGACGATCAGAAGGGCCTCGTGCGCCTGGTCTGCGACTCCGCGACGGGCAAGGTGCTCGGCGCCACCGCGCTGGGCCGAGGCGCGGGCGAGATCGTCAGCGCGGTCGCCCTCGCGATGCGCATGGGCGTGACCGAGGACGCCCTCGCCGACGTCTTCGCCGCCGCGCCCGGCGCCCTCGACGCCCTCACCCGCGCCGCGCGCTGA
- a CDS encoding PAS domain S-box protein — translation MQPPDIALTIAENATLGVVMMDAHQKCTYLNAAAEKMFGVTLAEVLRRDEPLHDIIHHTRPDGRHFPMAECPIDRALPERANMQGTDVFVRPDGHFYPVAYTASPILEGGKPVGTIIEVRDLSDERRAEAEREQIEARYRFLAEQLPAHVWTSDPAGKLDYVSDRTAAYFGVTVPQLLLDGWQGVIHPDDLAATVETWTHSLETGAPYEVEFRLRRADGVYRWHLARASAQRGPGGRLLKWFGTNTDIEDRRRVERERDEAYQAAELERNRLQNLLMQAPAAVAMYRGPEHLIAMCNPIWERFTGAEDALGRPFDEVFPQLVGSEARRALDRARESGEAIVGEEVPVALVIEGEPRETFWNFVVQPVLTTMGEVDALLAHAVDVSAQVAARREIERRAEELTRLSEELRHTNEELDKFAYVASHDLKAPLRGISTLATFIEQDSVEQLSEASRGHFELLRGRVERMQALIDGILAYSRATRERGARTTRRVSLADLAREAFDLLGAPEGVELEVGELPTLEAEPVLLQQVFLNLLSNAVKHGGAHVRVVSQPRDGVVEVGVIDDGPGIAPAHHERIWELFQTLDRREDDQSTGVGLPVVRKIVESRGGRVRVESDEGEGAAFYFTWPARAEP, via the coding sequence ATGCAGCCTCCCGACATCGCGCTGACCATCGCCGAGAACGCAACCCTCGGCGTGGTCATGATGGACGCGCACCAGAAGTGCACGTACCTCAACGCCGCCGCCGAGAAGATGTTCGGCGTCACGCTCGCGGAGGTGCTCCGTCGCGACGAGCCGCTGCACGACATCATCCATCACACGCGGCCGGACGGGCGGCACTTCCCGATGGCGGAGTGCCCCATCGATCGCGCGCTCCCCGAGCGGGCGAACATGCAGGGCACGGACGTGTTCGTGCGGCCGGACGGTCACTTCTACCCGGTGGCCTACACCGCCAGCCCCATCCTCGAGGGCGGCAAGCCGGTCGGGACCATCATCGAGGTGCGCGACCTCAGCGACGAGCGCCGCGCGGAGGCCGAGCGGGAGCAGATCGAGGCGCGGTACCGGTTCCTGGCCGAGCAGCTCCCCGCGCACGTCTGGACGTCGGACCCCGCGGGGAAGCTGGACTACGTGAGCGACCGGACCGCGGCGTACTTCGGCGTGACCGTGCCTCAGCTCCTGCTCGACGGCTGGCAGGGCGTGATCCACCCCGACGACCTCGCCGCCACGGTCGAGACCTGGACGCATTCACTCGAGACGGGGGCGCCCTACGAGGTCGAGTTCCGTCTGCGACGGGCGGACGGGGTCTACCGGTGGCACCTCGCGCGGGCGAGCGCGCAGCGCGGTCCGGGCGGGCGGCTGCTGAAGTGGTTCGGGACGAACACGGACATCGAAGACCGCCGCCGCGTCGAGCGCGAGCGCGACGAGGCCTACCAGGCCGCCGAGCTCGAGCGGAACCGTCTCCAGAACCTGCTCATGCAGGCTCCCGCCGCGGTCGCCATGTACCGCGGGCCCGAGCACCTCATCGCGATGTGCAACCCGATCTGGGAGCGCTTCACGGGGGCCGAGGACGCGCTCGGGCGGCCCTTCGACGAGGTCTTCCCGCAGCTCGTCGGCAGCGAGGCCCGACGCGCGCTCGACCGCGCCCGCGAGAGCGGCGAGGCGATCGTCGGCGAGGAGGTGCCCGTCGCGCTGGTGATCGAGGGTGAGCCTCGGGAGACCTTCTGGAACTTCGTCGTGCAACCCGTGCTGACGACGATGGGCGAAGTCGACGCGCTCCTCGCGCACGCGGTCGACGTGAGCGCGCAGGTGGCGGCGCGGCGCGAGATCGAGCGCCGCGCCGAGGAGCTGACGCGCCTCAGCGAGGAGCTCCGCCACACGAACGAGGAGCTCGACAAGTTCGCCTACGTCGCCTCCCACGACCTGAAGGCGCCGCTTCGCGGCATCTCCACCCTCGCCACCTTCATCGAGCAGGACTCCGTCGAGCAGCTGTCGGAGGCGTCGCGAGGGCACTTCGAGCTGCTCCGCGGGCGCGTGGAGCGCATGCAAGCCCTCATCGACGGCATCCTCGCGTACTCGCGGGCCACCCGCGAGCGAGGCGCGAGGACGACGCGCCGTGTGTCGCTCGCGGACCTGGCGCGCGAGGCGTTCGATCTCCTCGGCGCGCCGGAGGGCGTGGAGCTCGAGGTGGGCGAGCTGCCGACGCTCGAGGCCGAGCCGGTCCTGCTCCAGCAGGTCTTCCTCAACCTGCTCAGCAACGCCGTCAAGCACGGCGGCGCGCACGTGCGCGTCGTGAGTCAGCCACGCGACGGAGTCGTGGAGGTCGGGGTGATCGACGACGGTCCGGGCATCGCGCCGGCTCACCACGAGCGCATCTGGGAGCTCTTCCAGACGCTCGATCGACGCGAGGACGACCAGAGCACGGGGGTGGGTCTGCCCGTCGTGCGCAAGATCGTCGAGAGCCGCGGGGGGCGCGTGCGGGTCGAGTCGGACGAGGGCGAGGGCGCCGCCTTCTACTTCACCTGGCCGGCCAGGGCCGAGCCCTGA
- the argA gene encoding amino-acid N-acetyltransferase gives MSEQGSFVDSFRMAAPYIHGHRGKTFVVMVGGEAAKEKGFDRLMYDVALLHGLGVRVVLVHGTRPQIERRLKDRKIPSRLVDEVRVTDRQTLTCVQEAVGATRARFEQMLSMGSANTPMAGARIRVVGGNFVTARPVGVRGGVDYLYTGEVRRVDAEGIRRQLDSGAIVLLSPLGTSPTGESFNLASHDVAQAVAIALGADKLIGFIEGRGIVDGRRRLVPQLSPAAADAVVAIKSRHVPDVRKHLAAASAAVRGGVRRAHLVDRRKDGALLTELFTREGAGTLITSETYEDMRPARLEDVGPLSVLLRPLEEEGILIRRGRERLEMEIDRFFVVERDGMVIGCAALEPFEEEKMGELYCVAMNPRYREAGRGEALLDRIEERARELGVERLFVLTTRSAHFFQERGFEPSSVRQLPKARRATYDRRRRSRVLVKTL, from the coding sequence ATGAGCGAGCAGGGGTCGTTCGTCGACAGCTTCCGCATGGCCGCGCCCTACATTCACGGGCACCGCGGCAAGACCTTCGTGGTCATGGTCGGGGGCGAGGCGGCCAAGGAGAAGGGCTTCGATCGCCTGATGTACGACGTCGCGCTCCTCCACGGGCTCGGCGTCCGCGTCGTCCTCGTGCACGGGACGCGCCCGCAGATCGAGCGTCGCCTCAAGGACCGCAAGATCCCTTCGCGCCTCGTGGACGAGGTCCGGGTGACGGACCGGCAGACCCTCACCTGCGTGCAGGAGGCCGTGGGGGCGACCCGCGCGCGCTTCGAGCAGATGCTCTCGATGGGCTCCGCGAACACGCCCATGGCCGGGGCGCGCATCCGGGTGGTGGGCGGGAACTTCGTCACCGCGCGCCCCGTCGGCGTGCGCGGCGGCGTGGACTACCTCTACACGGGCGAGGTGCGCCGGGTCGACGCCGAGGGCATCCGGCGACAGCTCGACTCGGGCGCCATCGTGCTCCTGAGCCCCCTCGGGACCTCGCCCACGGGCGAGTCCTTCAACCTCGCCTCCCACGACGTCGCGCAGGCGGTGGCCATCGCGCTGGGCGCGGACAAGCTCATCGGCTTCATCGAGGGCCGCGGCATCGTCGACGGGCGCCGCCGCCTCGTGCCGCAGCTCTCGCCCGCGGCCGCCGACGCGGTCGTGGCCATCAAGAGCCGCCACGTGCCCGACGTGCGCAAGCACCTCGCGGCGGCCTCGGCCGCGGTGCGGGGCGGCGTGCGGCGCGCGCACCTGGTCGATCGCCGCAAGGACGGCGCGCTCCTGACGGAGCTCTTCACCCGCGAGGGGGCGGGCACGCTGATCACGAGCGAGACCTACGAGGACATGCGCCCGGCGCGGCTCGAGGACGTGGGACCGCTCTCGGTCCTGCTCCGCCCGCTCGAGGAGGAGGGCATCCTCATCCGCCGCGGGCGAGAGCGGCTCGAGATGGAGATCGACCGCTTCTTCGTGGTGGAGCGCGACGGCATGGTCATCGGCTGCGCCGCGCTCGAGCCGTTCGAGGAAGAGAAGATGGGCGAGCTCTACTGCGTCGCGATGAACCCTCGCTACCGCGAGGCGGGGCGCGGCGAGGCCCTGCTCGATCGCATCGAGGAGCGCGCGCGCGAGCTCGGCGTGGAGCGGCTCTTCGTCCTCACCACCCGCAGCGCGCACTTCTTCCAGGAGCGGGGCTTCGAGCCCTCGAGCGTGCGCCAGCTCCCCAAGGCGCGCCGCGCCACCTACGACCGGCGGCGCCGCTCCCGGGTGCTCGTCAAGACGCTCTAG
- the argE gene encoding acetylornithine deacetylase, translating to MKTLSVREMIDRLIAVPSISAVDPALDMGNVAVLDELGTWLEDEGWDVERVPVSEGKENLIATRGRGPGGLVLSGHSDTVPYDEGKWSSDPFAVTERDGKLFGLGTSDMKAFLALAIEAARHFDDADLKEPLILLATADEEVGMAGAKTLVAQGRPAARRAVIGEPTGLRPIRLHKGAAMERLELTGRSGHSSDPRFGASALDGMHAAMGAMMRIREEMEAAHQNPELDPPHPTMNFGRIGGGDNPNRICAHCELDYDVRILPGMALSEVRADVHRAVAEAVRGRGLDVAHLALTEGLPPFETPADSALVKACEKLTGHSATGVSFGTEAPYLAELGMETIVLGPGDISVAHQPDEHLPLDRLDPTVTLLRGLIAESCTK from the coding sequence ATGAAGACGCTGAGCGTGCGCGAGATGATCGACCGCCTCATCGCGGTGCCGTCGATCAGCGCGGTGGATCCCGCGCTGGACATGGGCAACGTGGCCGTGCTCGACGAGCTGGGCACGTGGCTCGAGGACGAGGGCTGGGACGTCGAGCGCGTGCCCGTCTCCGAGGGCAAGGAGAACCTCATCGCGACGCGAGGCCGTGGCCCCGGTGGGCTCGTGCTGAGCGGGCACTCCGACACCGTGCCCTACGACGAGGGCAAGTGGTCGAGCGATCCCTTCGCGGTCACCGAGCGAGACGGCAAGCTCTTCGGGCTCGGCACGAGCGACATGAAGGCCTTCCTCGCCCTCGCGATCGAGGCCGCGCGTCACTTCGACGACGCCGATCTGAAGGAGCCGCTCATCCTCCTCGCGACCGCGGACGAAGAGGTCGGCATGGCGGGCGCCAAGACGCTCGTGGCGCAGGGACGCCCCGCCGCGCGCCGCGCCGTCATCGGGGAGCCGACGGGGCTGCGCCCGATCCGCCTGCACAAGGGCGCGGCGATGGAGCGGCTCGAGCTGACCGGCCGCAGCGGCCACTCCTCCGATCCCCGGTTCGGCGCCAGCGCGCTCGACGGAATGCACGCGGCGATGGGCGCGATGATGCGGATCCGCGAGGAGATGGAGGCCGCGCACCAGAACCCCGAGCTCGACCCGCCGCACCCGACGATGAACTTCGGGCGCATCGGCGGGGGCGACAACCCCAACCGGATCTGCGCCCACTGCGAGCTCGACTACGACGTGCGCATCCTGCCCGGCATGGCGCTCTCCGAGGTGCGCGCCGACGTGCACCGCGCGGTGGCCGAGGCGGTCCGCGGGCGCGGGCTCGACGTGGCGCACCTCGCCCTGACGGAGGGGCTGCCGCCCTTCGAGACGCCGGCGGACAGCGCGCTGGTGAAGGCCTGCGAGAAGCTGACCGGGCACTCCGCGACGGGCGTGTCCTTCGGCACCGAGGCGCCGTACCTGGCCGAGCTGGGCATGGAGACCATCGTGCTCGGACCCGGCGACATCTCGGTCGCGCACCAGCCGGACGAGCACCTGCCGCTCGACCGGCTCGATCCGACGGTCACGCTCCTGCGGGGCCTCATCGCGGAGAGCTGCACGAAATGA
- a CDS encoding response regulator produces MSRTSTGELTSRMGVVGGAVAPSPKGGGPPRLVVLMGQEPGRRFSLDSGHVIVGRSEECDIQLDDTKVSRKHARVARREDGAWYVEDLGSRNGTLVNGERMDLGLLKIGDRLQLSGETLLLFTRQDPLEDLLLHRQQMEVIGQLAAGIAHDFNNLLNVISTSTAHLDTLDPSTPLGEQEVQECRQDIAEAAERAAELTARLLTIARRREQHKENRYRAVDISSLCGDVLQLVRRTFDRSVQVRSEIDPGLAVEGDPGALHQLLMNLCINARDAMPEGGTLEVLARLDADPTPSATSPWSPGPQVVLEVRDTGVGMDEKTRARVFEPFFTTKESGAGSGLGLATVYEVATAHGGGVEVDSAVGVGSCFRVRLPSRVSRPVDKKQTKRKRKLTTWDGHGNDRKHGRVLVVDDQELVRRSLGRLVKSSGHEVLFASDGREALEVYASADPKPDVVLLDLDMPHLSGAEALEELKRMDPDSRVVLISGYYDDTRKQRMLALGASDFLAKPVDAKKLRDAIHIALKAPALSF; encoded by the coding sequence ATGTCACGCACCTCCACTGGTGAGCTGACCAGCCGCATGGGCGTGGTCGGCGGGGCGGTCGCGCCCTCCCCCAAAGGCGGCGGGCCGCCGAGGCTCGTGGTCCTCATGGGGCAGGAGCCCGGCCGCCGCTTCTCGCTGGATTCGGGGCACGTCATCGTCGGGCGGTCCGAGGAGTGCGACATCCAGCTCGACGACACCAAGGTGAGCCGGAAGCACGCCCGGGTGGCGCGACGCGAGGACGGCGCCTGGTACGTCGAGGACCTCGGCAGCCGGAACGGGACCCTCGTCAACGGCGAGCGCATGGACCTGGGCCTGCTGAAGATCGGCGATCGCCTCCAGCTCTCCGGCGAGACGCTGCTGCTGTTCACGCGCCAGGATCCGCTCGAGGACCTGCTCCTCCATCGCCAGCAGATGGAGGTCATCGGACAGCTCGCGGCGGGCATCGCCCACGACTTCAACAACCTGCTCAACGTGATCAGCACGAGCACCGCGCACCTCGACACCCTCGACCCGTCGACGCCGCTGGGGGAGCAAGAGGTCCAGGAGTGCCGGCAGGACATCGCCGAGGCGGCGGAGCGAGCTGCGGAGCTCACCGCGCGCCTGCTGACGATCGCGAGGCGCCGGGAGCAGCACAAGGAGAACCGCTACCGCGCGGTCGACATCTCTTCCCTCTGCGGCGACGTGCTGCAGCTCGTGCGCCGCACCTTCGACCGCTCGGTGCAGGTCCGCTCCGAGATCGACCCGGGCCTCGCCGTGGAGGGCGATCCGGGGGCGCTGCACCAGCTCTTGATGAACCTGTGCATCAACGCGCGCGACGCGATGCCCGAGGGAGGCACGCTCGAGGTGCTCGCGCGCCTCGACGCCGATCCCACCCCGAGCGCGACCTCCCCCTGGAGCCCTGGGCCCCAGGTGGTGCTCGAGGTCCGCGACACCGGCGTCGGCATGGACGAGAAGACGCGGGCCCGCGTGTTCGAGCCGTTTTTCACGACGAAGGAGTCCGGCGCGGGCAGCGGTCTCGGGCTCGCCACGGTCTACGAGGTGGCCACCGCGCATGGCGGCGGGGTCGAGGTGGACAGCGCGGTCGGCGTCGGCTCGTGCTTCCGGGTGAGGCTTCCGTCCCGCGTCAGCCGCCCCGTCGACAAGAAGCAGACCAAGCGCAAGCGCAAGCTCACCACCTGGGACGGCCACGGGAACGATCGCAAGCACGGCCGCGTGCTGGTGGTGGACGACCAGGAGCTCGTCCGGCGCAGCCTCGGGAGGCTGGTGAAGTCCTCCGGCCACGAGGTGCTCTTCGCCTCCGATGGGCGGGAGGCGCTCGAGGTGTACGCGTCCGCCGATCCCAAGCCCGACGTGGTGCTCCTCGACCTCGACATGCCGCACCTCTCGGGGGCGGAGGCGCTCGAGGAGCTCAAGCGGATGGACCCCGACTCGCGAGTGGTGCTGATCAGCGGCTACTACGACGACACGCGCAAGCAGCGCATGCTCGCCCTGGGCGCGTCCGATTTCCTCGCCAAGCCGGTCGACGCCAAGAAGCTCCGCGACGCGATCCACATCGCGCTGAAAGCGCCCGCGCTCAGCTTCTGA
- a CDS encoding ribonuclease HII yields the protein MQESLSELRQRYVVEGRPLPASLQTALEEDGRAGARAILAAVERRRKKNRAEGQRLRKMLRYERALYRKGLTLLAGVDEVGMSPLAGPVVSAAVILPKGFRLARVDDSKKLDAPTRERLAEEIRREAVCFAIGAVEPEEIDRINVYRAGLLSMRRALEGLARTPEHVLIDARRLDEVRLPQTPIIKGDAKSLSIAAASIVAKVHRDNLMVELDARYPGYGLAKHKGYPVKEHQDALRSLGVTPIHRRSFRPVRIAMGIEPEQLELVPGE from the coding sequence GTGCAGGAGAGCCTGAGTGAGCTGCGGCAGCGCTACGTCGTCGAGGGACGACCGCTGCCGGCGTCCTTGCAGACCGCGCTCGAGGAGGACGGTCGCGCCGGCGCCCGCGCCATCCTCGCCGCCGTCGAGCGGCGCCGGAAGAAGAACCGGGCCGAAGGGCAGCGCCTTCGCAAGATGCTCCGCTACGAGCGCGCGCTCTACCGGAAGGGGCTGACGCTGCTGGCCGGGGTCGACGAGGTGGGCATGAGCCCGCTCGCCGGGCCGGTGGTGTCGGCGGCGGTCATCTTGCCGAAGGGCTTCCGGCTCGCGCGGGTCGACGACAGCAAGAAGCTCGACGCGCCCACCCGCGAGCGGCTCGCGGAAGAGATCCGGCGCGAGGCGGTGTGCTTCGCGATCGGCGCGGTCGAGCCCGAGGAGATCGACCGCATCAACGTCTATCGCGCGGGCCTGCTGAGCATGCGCCGCGCCCTCGAGGGCCTGGCCCGCACGCCCGAGCACGTGCTGATCGACGCGCGGCGGCTCGACGAGGTGCGGCTGCCGCAGACGCCCATCATCAAGGGCGACGCGAAGAGCCTCTCGATCGCCGCCGCCTCGATCGTGGCCAAGGTGCATCGAGACAATCTCATGGTCGAGCTCGACGCGCGCTACCCCGGCTATGGCCTCGCGAAGCACAAGGGCTACCCGGTCAAGGAGCACCAGGACGCGCTCCGGAGCCTCGGCGTGACCCCGATCCACCGGCGCTCGTTCCGGCCGGTGCGGATCGCGATGGGGATCGAGCCGGAGCAGCTCGAGCTGGTCCCCGGCGAGTGA